GGCCCGATGGCGCCCGTCCAGCTCAGCGAGACGGTGCCGCGGGTCGAGGTGGCCGTGGCGGTGACATTGCTCGGCAACGCGAGCATCCCGCTGGTCGCCGAGGCGCTGCCGGTTCCGTGGGCGGTCCAGTAGGCGAATGCCACCGTGCCGCCGGCGAGCACCGATGCCGTGAGCACGGCGAGGAGGAGCCGTCTCAGCAGGCGCGCCACCGGCGTGCGCCTCATCCGGGTGCCGCCGCCTCGACGCCGTGGCCGGTGAAGGTGAAGGTGAACGTCCCGCCCTTGCAGGCGTCCTGGTTGGCCGCGAGGTCGACCATGCGGACGGTCGGCGGCGGCGCGCCCAGCTGGGAGAGCGACCTCGTCGAATGGGCGGCGACGACCACCGGGCTGGGGAGGGGCGTGACCACGAGGTTGCCGGACGGCTGGCAGAGGAGGTTGGGCCCCTGGACGTCGATGGCGACGCCGAGCACCCTCAGGTCATATCCCCACGGGTTGGCGAGGACGAGGTCGAGCGGCAGCGCCGGGCCGCCGGGGTAGAGGAGACCGGTGATGCCTCCGCTGATCGAGAAGGATCCACCCGCCACGTCGACCACCCAGGCGTAGGTGGCGGGGGGGCTGAGGGGGCTGCGGCCGGCCCTGGCGGCCACCTGGAAGCTGTGCGTGCCGTCGCCGAGGCCTCGGTAGGTCGTGCCGCCCGCGCAGGCCGCGAAGCCGCCGCCGTCGAGCGAGCACTCGAAGTCGACCCCCGGCTGGCTGTCCTCGAAGGTGAAGACCGCGTCGGTCGAGGTGGTGGGGCTGGAGGGACCGCTGAGGATGGTCGGCGCCGGCGGAGCCGCCGAGGTCAACCTCAGCACGATGGCCCCCGTCACCGCGGCGAGCAGAAGACCGGCGGCCAGGGCGATCACGCGCCGCGTGACCCACCTCGCCGGTCCGGACCCGCGCCACGGTGCCTTCACTATGTGCCTTCCCTCTGACGCCCGGAGAGGGGCGGCTCACTCGAGCCGCCCCTCTCTCAGCTGTCGCGTTCCGCCCGGCTAGCTGGCGGTGTAGTCGATCGGGACGGTGATGTTCTTGCAGTTGTCCTGATTGGTCCCGGCATCCGTGAACGTCAGGGTCAGGCCGGACCAGGCGCCGACGCTGGATCCGTGGGCGATCTCACCGGGGGTGTTCGAGGTGCCGGTGATGGTGAAGTCGGCCTGGGTGCAGGCGGGCTTGTTCGTGTCGGAGCGGAAGCTGAACGTGTGCACGCTCGCGGTCACCGCGGTGATGTAGACGCTTCCGGTGTTGGTGGTGTTGGTGAAGTCGCCGCTGAGCGCCGCGGTCGCGCCCGGGTACATGCCGGTGATCGCGGTGCCGGTCTGGTTGACGACGACGTTCGAGGTGGTGCCGGTGGCGGCGCTCCCGGAGCCGGAGCCGCCGGTGGTCCAGTACGCGTAGGCGGCGGTGCCGCCGCCGACCGCGAGAACCGCGGCGACGGCCATTGCCTTCTTGCGCGTGAAGATCCGCATGTGTGAAGCACTCCAGGCTTCTTCCGGCTCGGATCTCCATTGTGTCCGAAGGGCCGCGGAAGCCGCTTCCACGAGTATCCGAACAGCGCATGAAGGTTGTGCCTAGTCGTGTGAAGGAATGTGCACCGCCGGGTACTTCACAGTATTGGCTGCATATGACACGACTGTCCGAGACGATCCGCGTCGCAGTCATCGTGATTCCGTGACAGCCATGTCACCGCTGCCACAACTGCAATCGAACGGTCAGACCGACTGCGATCAGCCGCCGGCGAGCGCGGGCATGGCGTCCTCGACCCGGCGCAGCCGGCGCACCCCGGACAGGGTGACCGGCAGCGCCGCGAGCAGCTGCCCGGCGGCGGCGGCGAGCAGGGTGGCGCGCAGCCCGAGCAGCGATCCCATCACCCCGCCGGCGAAGGCGCCGAGCGGGATCGTGCCCCAGACCAGGAAGCGCATCGTCGCGTTCATCCGCCCCTGGAGGTGGCGCGGGGTGATCGCCTGGCGGAGGCTGATCTGGGTGATGTTGTAGGCGACGCCGGCGAGCGAGCCGACGATCCCCGAGGCGATCAGGAAGGGCATGGGGAACGACCGCGGCGCCAGCACCAGCAGCACCCAGCTGGGGAGGCCGAGCCAGGCGGTGGCGACGATGGTCCTTCCGGTGCCGAGGCGGCGCTCCAGCCGCGCCACCAGCAGGGCGCCGAGCGGTCCGCCCAGGCTGCCCAGGCTGAACCAGAGCCCGATGCTGCCGGCGCTCAGGCCGAGGTCGCGCACCGCGTAGACGAAGAGCACCGCCATCCCCGCGTGGGCGAAGAGGTTGGAGAGCCCGGTGCAGGCGGCGATGGAGCGGAGCAGGCGGTGGCCGAGCACGAAGCGCAGCCCCTCGAGCAGCTCGGCCCGCAGGCCGGCGCGCGCCGGGCGTTCCACGCGGGGCTCGCGGCGGCGGATGAGCAGCAGGCCGACCACCGAGATCGCGTAGCTGGCCGCGTCGGCGGCGACCGCGTAGGGCGCGCTCGCCAGGCCCACCAGCAGGCCGCCGACCCCCGGCCCGGCCACCTCCGCGGTCGACTGGGTGAGGGCGAGCTTGGAGTTGCCCTCGACCAGCTGCTCGCGCTCGACCAGGGCGGGAAGGTAGGACTGGTAGGCGACGTCGAAGAACACGGTGAGCACGCCGACCACGAAGCCGGCGGCGTAGAGCTGGGGCAGGTGGAGGCCGCCCAGCGCCCAGGCCACCGGCACCGACGCCAGCGCCAGCATCCGTCCCAGGTCGGCGACGATCAGCACCGGCCGGTGGGCGAGCCGGTCGACCCACACCCCCGCGGGAAGGCCGAGGAGGAGGAAGGGGAGGAACTGCAGGGCGCCGAGCAGGCCGGTCTGGAAGGGCCCGGCGCCGAGCACCGTGACCGCGGTCAGCGGGATCGCGATGAAGGAGACCTGGCTGCCCAGCTCGCTGACGGTCTGGCCCGCCCACAGCTTGAGGAAGTCGGGATGGCCCCACAGCTGGGCCCGGGGCCGGCGACCACGCTCGATACCGCTCACGGGCCGATTATCCGGGCAACCCGGCGGCGGGCCGCCGGCGTCGCCGGACCGTGGCCGGGCTTCGGACCGCTATCGTGGCCGTGCCACCCCCCCTCAGGAGACTCTCGATGACCGCTGCCCCCTCCACCCCGCCGCCGTCCCCAGCCCACCAGGTGGCCGAGCGGCTGCAGCGGCTGTTCCCGCAGCGCTCCGCGCCGGTGGCGATGGCGCGGGTCGACGAGGTGCCGGCGGGCATCCCGGTGCGCAGCGGCCCGGCGACCTCGGCGTGCCTCTTCTGGCGCGAGGCGGAACGCGGCGTCTTCGCGGTCGGCGCCGAGCACGGCACCTGCCCGGTCGGTCGCATCACCCAGGGGTTCACCACCGAGATGCCGAGCGGGGACGAGCTGATCGGCACGATGGTGGAGACGGGGTACGTCGACCCCGCCGAGCTGGCCTCGATGCCGGTGCTGCCGCTCGGCCACGCCGCGATCGTCTACGGGCCGCTGGGCAGCTTCCCGCTGGCGCCGGAGGCGGTGCTTCTGATCGGCCAGTCCGAGCAGATCATGCTGCTCGGCGAGGCGCTCGGGGTGGCCCGGCTCGACAGCCCCGGGCTGCGGGTGATGGGCCGGCCGACCTGCGCCGCGGTCTCCGCCGCCATCCTCCAGGGTGAGCCGCGGGGCTCGCTGGCCTGCGTCGGGGCGCGCATCTTCGCCGGCTTCGAGCCCGGAGAGCTGCTGCTGGTGATCCCGGGCGCCGCCCTCGACGGCCTCGCCGGGGCGATCGACGCCGTCGCCGCCGCCAACCTGCGGGTCGGCGAGCTCGACCGCGCGCTCCAGCGCAGCCTGGCCGGCGCCGCCGGATAGATGGCCGCGCCGTCGCCCAGGGCGGTCCTGGTCACCGGCTGCTCGTCGGGCATCGGCCACGCCACCGCCGCCCGCCTCGCCGGGCGGGGCTGGACCGTGTACGCCACCGCCCGCCGCCCCGAGACCCTGGCGGGCCTGGCGGCGGTGGGCTGCCGGACCCTCGCGCTCGACGTCACCGATGAGGCCTCGATGAGCGCGGCGGTGGCCACCGTCGAGCGCGAGGCCGGCGGCGTCGGCGCGCT
This DNA window, taken from Candidatus Dormiibacterota bacterium, encodes the following:
- a CDS encoding MFS transporter produces the protein MSGIERGRRPRAQLWGHPDFLKLWAGQTVSELGSQVSFIAIPLTAVTVLGAGPFQTGLLGALQFLPFLLLGLPAGVWVDRLAHRPVLIVADLGRMLALASVPVAWALGGLHLPQLYAAGFVVGVLTVFFDVAYQSYLPALVEREQLVEGNSKLALTQSTAEVAGPGVGGLLVGLASAPYAVAADAASYAISVVGLLLIRRREPRVERPARAGLRAELLEGLRFVLGHRLLRSIAACTGLSNLFAHAGMAVLFVYAVRDLGLSAGSIGLWFSLGSLGGPLGALLVARLERRLGTGRTIVATAWLGLPSWVLLVLAPRSFPMPFLIASGIVGSLAGVAYNITQISLRQAITPRHLQGRMNATMRFLVWGTIPLGAFAGGVMGSLLGLRATLLAAAAGQLLAALPVTLSGVRRLRRVEDAMPALAGG
- a CDS encoding DUF169 domain-containing protein, with amino-acid sequence MTAAPSTPPPSPAHQVAERLQRLFPQRSAPVAMARVDEVPAGIPVRSGPATSACLFWREAERGVFAVGAEHGTCPVGRITQGFTTEMPSGDELIGTMVETGYVDPAELASMPVLPLGHAAIVYGPLGSFPLAPEAVLLIGQSEQIMLLGEALGVARLDSPGLRVMGRPTCAAVSAAILQGEPRGSLACVGARIFAGFEPGELLLVIPGAALDGLAGAIDAVAAANLRVGELDRALQRSLAGAAG